GGCCAGCTGATGCATTTTCCCCTTGGCCCCACTGGTGCCTGCCCCCACACCGTGCTGGGGCCACCACCACCCTTGGATAGAGCTTGGGGACATGGGATCAACAGGACGGGCGGCCACGGGGCCCTCTACCCAGCTGCGCCCTGGTTGTGCTGCCCCCCAAGCTGGGCACAGCCCCAGACATGAGGCTTTCGGAGGCCAGCATGGAGGAGGGGCAAGAAGAACGTTTTTGGTGCTGGCTCCTaaaatgctgttgctgttctCATGGTGAGCAGCCACCTCCAGAGCCCTCCCGCCTGCAGGTCTCACCTCACCACTCTCTGCCCCTTCTCAGACCGCTCCAAACCACCAGCAGCCATGGGGACCTGCCAGGCCTCCACTCCCGGCCTCCTCAGGGCTTCAGGGCCAGCCTGTCATGTCACCTGCTGCCCAAGTCCCTCAGGACCCGAGCCACCAGCTCACCCCCGCTTAGGCCGTGCAGCACCTTGTGGGGGGTGGCGGCTGGAAGGGCAGGagcccccccacacacacagcacacacacaggaCCGCGCTGCCGACGAGCCCGGCGCTCTCGGCTCCCATCCCCTTCTCAGCACCCGAGCCCCGGCTCCGTGGCGGCCGTTTCCAAGAGGCAGCGTGAGGGCTGGGTGTGCAGGCTTTCCCCAGCCATGTTGCAGCAGCGCCCAGCGGCTCTGGCAGGCAGCGCTGCAATAGCaggcggctgcaggagccgccCGGCAGAGGGGCTCCGGTGGCAAAGGTCTGCTGGGCCCTTCGGaggtaaatggaaaaaaaaaaaaaaaaccacagctaGACACAACTGGATGCTTCCTCACAGGGCTCCGCTGGTTCCAGGGCTCAGGGGATGATAACCACTCGGCCACAGCTCCACTGCTCCTCCCCACCTCCAAAATCTCACCACATAACCACCTGGTACTGATCCCCCCTCACCCAGCTCCCACACAACGCCACCGCAGCACCCCCGAGCATAAATCGATGGCTGTAAAGATGTCACAGCCGCCAGAGGCACCCAGCCTGCCCCGCATGGCGAGCGGACGACGCTCCCTTACCCACCAAGCCCCCTTACCCGCCGAGCGCATCCCGTCCCAGAGCTGCTCGCGGGAGGCACCGGCGGGTCCAAATCCCCCGGTCCCTGCAGGCTGGCACCTGCGGCCTTCCCTGGCCTGGCCCTCGCCATCGCACGTCCCCACCAGTGGCCTCGCTGGGCACCGGAGGAGAGGTGTCGCgtcccccctccccgtcccaAATCGATGGGAGCGCTTGGTGTAGCTGCGAGGATCAATCCTGGCACGCTCCCACCTGCTCGCCTGGGGCTCCTGCTTCacgggggtggggagggaaaggcagCGCCTGGGATTTCTAGGAAAGGGCTAGAAAAAGGCTCTCCTGggggtggagagggaggtgaagCATTGCTATCGGGAAGAGGTGTCTGAAGAGGAGGCAAGACaggtgaggaggctgggggggggacagaggGGCCAAAAAGGGGCCAAAAGCTGGAGGCTGGAAGGGGCTGAAATGGCAAATGGGAGAGGTATACGGGGCCAGCACAGGTTGGGGGGGGCTggagcggtgctgggggggtgaGGTGGGGGTTCAGCGAtgtatggggtgggggggggctgaaGGGATGCATGGGGCGAGCTGGGGGGGCTGAAGGATGCGCGGGGAGGATGCAGAAGGGCTGGATGAGGAGGGGGCCGCAGTGGCAGTgcggggctggggtgggggggctgcggcggaTGGGGAGCggtgcccggggccgggggggggaacggggggaGCTGCGGcccgggcagccccgcgggggTCCCGGGGGAGGCGGCCGGTACCTGAAATTGGGGGGCGAGGCGAGGTGCAGCCccaggaagggggaggaggcgGGCGGGGATGCGGCTCCTTTCTCTCGCTCCGCCATTCCGCGGCTCTCCCCATGCaggcggagggagggagggcgggcggcggggaaggaggcagggagggaggaaggaggctggagggaggaaggaggctggagggaggggatgccggcggggccgccggggAGGGACGTACCTGCTGCCGGGGGGGCGGGTGGGGGGCTcctcctgtgccccccccccgagctGCAGGACAGATGCGCCGCTGCTGGACCCCCCCGCACACACAGCCAGCTGTGCCCGCAGCCGCAGGCAGAGCCCCCAGTGTAGGTAATGCTATGGGGCTCCTGCCCAAGGCAAGGGGCACACAGGGTCCCCTACAACAAGTGACAGGGCACCCCTGTCACCGCCACCTCCCCCAGGGTCTGCCCGGGGAGGCAGCACCACCCAGGGCCTTTCCTCTGCCACCAGCCTCCCCCATCCTCAGCCTCGGCAGCCAGGTGTGCCTGGAGCCCGCAGCTAAGTCCCGCTGTGGTTCTGCGCCCCTCGGGGGTCTGGCACCAGCGCTGGCAGCCCCGGAGCAAAGCCCGTGCCCACCAGGGCTGCATGTGTGGCGAAGGTAATTTAAGCAGGGAAATGAACAGATTATACACAGGTTCCACTGGCacaggtggaaaaaggaagtcCCAAGGCTGCAGGTCACTCCCCAGAACAGGCAGACCCACTCTTGCACCCAGCTGTGGCCCAGGGACCCTGTTGGGTGAGCATTATCCTCTGCCccctttccccagcagcaggttTCTGTGCCTGGCCTCCCCATGCTTTGCAGGCTGCTTTAAAAACCACGCGGGTTGTGGTGTACACAGAAGTGGACAACACCAGTATTTTTAGGTCCTGAGGCTACTACTGTAAATGATCAGGAGAACTTCCCCTATTCCCTGCACGCCTGCTGTGCTCCCAGTTATCACTCATGTCTGTGACAGGCCCGTGTGGATGCGTGGCACTGCCTCAGCAGGTCAAACCTTAAAGACAGAGCAGGTGCCATCAGCATCTCAAGCCACGGGGCTGGCTGCCTTCAAGGCAACGGTATTGCATCTTGGCCAAGGCCCAGGCCgtcagctgctcctccagagAAGAGCGAGCAGAGCCCTCCGAGgcacacagccctgctctcaGCTGGGAGCCTTGGGCTCCTGCCAGCCCAACTCAAAAGAGATGTCACTCCTGGGCCAGCGTGGACACAGGCACACAGCCACCAGGTGACTGTGGTACCCCCAGGGCAGCCTCCCGAGGGGCAGATTGGCCCTGCATAGCTCTGCTCTGGCCTTTCTGCCCACACTACTGCCCTTCACACCCGTCTGCTCACGTGTATCTCAGAGCTCAGGGCCGTGGAGTAGGACCTCTGAAAGCCCCTCTGCAGCTGGTGGGATGCAGCCACCAGCCCTGGCAGGCATTGCTGCTGCCACAAAGGCTCACAGAGCATTGGCTCCCGGGTGCAAGAGGATGATGCCCAGGACTACTCCATGGCTTCAGCCAAGTCCCCTCGCTGCAGCCACCATCCACAGGATGGACACCTcaaggggctgcaggctgccctgcctgcagcggGAGGGTGCCGGCTGGTCACTGCTCATCACTGCAGTGTCTGACTGCCATAAATAAGGGGCTTGGTAGAAACAGTCAATTTAGTTACATCCTGACTCTCCCCAGACCTTGCATAAAACCCCCCATCATCCTCAGCAACATATATGCATGTACATGCCCTGCAAAATAGAGACCACACTTCTGCCACAGCCAGTGTCTCTGCTCACAAGGCATCTATTGTCTTATGCTTTCAAATTGTCTGACTGAACATCGGGTTCACTTCAGAGCAATTCAGCCCTAAATTAAGCCTGAGGAATGGTTATGTGCTGAGAGGTCTGcctgctcctcttcccagcTGAACCAGCTGGTCTAACCCAAGCtattccctctcccccccaggTATGGTTGAGCTCATTTCCACTCTGTCCCAATTCTCTGCCCCTGGCTCCCATTCCTTCATACCCAGGCACAATTTCTACGCCCAAACCTTTCAGCCAGCCCCTCCTGAAGCCACTCcagctccttttttttgtgaagaCAGAAGAGACTGGAGAATTTCCCCAACCACCAGCACAGGGAGCAGGCAATCACTTACTCTGCTAGAAATCCATGGTTAGCCACTTTACACCTCCGGCCACATCACTGTGATTCCTTCAACAGAGAGAACAGATACTGTGGCCAGCGTGGAGGAGCCTCCAAACTGGCCTCTCCAAGTTTAATTTACATTATCACACTCTAAGCAGAGAAAGTTGGACAGTTTGCTGTCAGCCTGGCTCTTCTAAGGCACAAGCTGCAACTTCAGAGGGTTTGTGTCCATAAGCCACTTTAAGCATTGAAGTGTTACTCCCCCAAGCCCACTAGGTCCTCGCTAGAGACAGAGAACACGACAGCAACATCAAGCACCTCGACCACACCTGCAATCAGGTAACCAATGCATTGTACACATTGCCCTTCTGGTAGGTCACACATGGCCTTTTTATCTCTGGCGCCTCCGGTTCCAGTAACTGGGTCTGGAGTTACTGGGGATGATGGTGTCACACACAAGCAGAACTTCACTCCAACCTCATCTTAGCCAGCAACTAGACTGCAAAGTCATGGTGCATTTGGTGCCCATTCATGACTTTGCTAATTGCAAGAGAAAAGCCTCAGTCACTGACAGAAGGCCCGGTCTGAACAATGTTCACATTGTTTATAGCTCTGTAGCACTTCTCTGCCTCGGTGCCCACCCTCTGTGACAAGGAGCCTCCACACCGCCCCGTGGAACATCCTAAAAGCCACTCCTCTGACAGCACCAAAACCAGCTGCTCTGTCCCTGTGCGGAGGGCTCACCCTATGCTCTATTTGGGGATGCTTGTGCCAGGTCAGTCAATACAGCCACCTAGCCCTGAGACACAGAAAGCAGTCATTATCCCAGGAAATGGAAATCCCCTGACACACATTTCATGATGCTTCCTTTGTTATCTGCTTCCAGCAGTTCTCTGCTCCCTCCTGAAATAAAGATGGTATCTTCACTAATAGTTATTGAtggtttttcctttctccatgaACTGGTCAGGCCTTTTTGAACTCGGTCAATCCTAGCACCCACAACTGACAAAGAGCTTGACATGAAAACATCTGTGTAAGGAAGCTGCAGATGCACTGAATCTGCCATTTGGTAGTTCAATTGAACATGCCCAGTCCTAAACACTACAGGAAACAGTGTACAATCATCCCCTATTCCACTTCTTTGGCATGCAGTTTCACACACCTTTATCATTTCAACTGTAGAAAGATAACAGAGTGGATGAATCCCAGCCTACTTAACATGTTTCTTGTAGGagttttttctttacctttgtGCTTCTCACTGCCCTTACCTTTTCTGCTCCTAggacagcagctcttccagctgcCACCATCCTCACCACAGATGATGTCAAAAACCTTGCAAATGTGATTTCCCCCTCACCCAAAAGCCTTCCAAAAAATCGCTTGGGAGATTTTGCACGCACTCCCTTTGGTTATTTACCCCCATGGATCCAGCCCCAAAATGCTACTTACCAAATTAAATAATTGGAATGACAGCATAGAGAGGGTTAAtgacatttataaaaacaaaaagagtaaTATTTACAGACCATCGCCTAAGCAAGAGACTCTCCAAAAGACAGAAGTCACAATTTCTGTAGTCAAAATGTACAAAGTGCATGTCTTTCCCCCTTCTTCTATCTGCAGCAGAAGATGGTGGGAAGGTCTCCTTTCCCTCATACCTTACTGCCCTCAGCGGGAATAAGATCTGGGTCAGACTGGAGACAAAACCTGCTGATTACTGGGTTATCCCAGGGAGACCCTGGTGGACAGTAGCTTAGAAGAAAGGAAGGCCTGGAAAAGTGACTCATTTACTTGGACAGTCTGCCCAAAGGATTCCCCTGGGAAAGGAAATCTAGGATCAATGCCTCTGGGAGGTTAGTTGGAAGGAAAAGTTATTCAGCTATTCTATTAACTAAATTTTGGACACAATTCCACTTCTCCCGCCACTCCAGGTTTCCCAGATACAGTTGAGTCAGTTTCTACTTGCAGCCCCGTTGCTCAGGGTTCAAACATGGGCTCCAAAAGTGAATCTTTTTATCCCAGTCAGAGAGGGACACGATGACCATGCTCCCCAAGCTGCTAGTTCGATAAGCTCACATCTAGCCCCACACTGTCGGTGCCAGGGTGGGGATGAAAGGTTTTGGACAGCAAATGAGAACAGTGCTGACAGCAGACCATTGCACGGGATTAGCTACTTGATAAAAACCCTCTTGGAAACTGCCGAAACAGAGGCTCTTCTGCAGTACTGCCATCCACTGCCCTCGTAGGTGTAAAGGCAAACAGAGGCGCTCTGCCAGTACTGTGCTGAAATGACATCCTGTAGCAGGACCAGGCCAAGAAGCGTATGGTTAAGAGGCAGAAAAGATACGTGTTTGTCCTGCTAGACTACAATGCACCAGCCTGAACGTGAATGGGAACTACGAGCAGTGTGCAGGGTATGAGATACAGGGACTACACTGCGCAGAAACTCAAAACCACAGATGTCAATACAGGAAAGAGCAAACATCCACACAGAACGGACAATGAACTGAGCCCAAGGAAGACTCGTTTCAAGGAGCTGATGTGCGATACATCCTCTATCAGTATGATGCACTCCACAGGCTACGCACTAGACACTGGTCACTCCATTTGAGAGTACTCTCACTCAGGGAAGGAAATGCTGTAAAGCCCTGAGCCCAGGACTGTTCCCCTACAGGGTACAGCTCACTCATTATGTGGATCAGCAAGCTTTTGGGAGACTGCTTTAATCATATCAAAGTAGACCCTTATTCTCCAAAGAATTCCTACTTCTCTCAGAGTCATCTCCCTGAAATGGCAAGCTGCTCTGAAGCTGCCAGTTGCAGGCAACAGCACTATGGCTCACCTTGCACTAGTAAGATTCCTCTTCAGGGAAAGTTCTAAGTGCCTTTTAAAAGTACAGACAGTTTGTATCTCTTTGTTCTGCTACTACAGTcatccttcctttcattttcatcccCACACATGTACCACCTTGATTTACTTGGAAAGTGTTTACATCCCCACCAGTCTAACCTAGAGAAACAgagattttcctgttttcttttaggaTGGGTACTCAACCTTTGATATTCCAgcagctttcttctccttcacaACTACTGAATTTATCTTAGCATGCCCTGCTGCCTAGTACTAGCGATGAGAAAGGACATTCACTATTTTTGAGATGTGCTGCTCCCTCTATCAATGCAGCAAGTCACATGTGCTGATCCATTGTCAGAAACGACAGATACACTTGGGAGTGAACAAgctgaaagaaagcttttcccCTCTTCAATGAGGGGAGATTTTGGGCATGGCTGAGAAGAGACATATTTAGCTCTTTGGAGAGCAGAAAGCCAAATATTCCCAAGTACAAGTAACACAGTGCCCTTTTGTGGCAGCTATTGGAATTACACAGTTTTATGAGACGCCCCAGATTTTCTGTTGCAGATCACAAGTTGCAGTCCTTCTGTGGTTGCAGCAGCCTGTACTCTTCGGGTCACCTCCAACACTCTCACTCTTCACTTACAAGCTGCATATTGCTGGctgcaggagaaagcagaagagaaagtttGCCTCGAGCTCCCCCACATACTGAAAAGTTGGCAAAACATGCGATCAGCTCCTTCCCCCCTGGGATACGGGACATCTCAGGCAGAAGATTGGGCCTGCTTGCTCCCCTCCTCCAGCCTGTGCCCTCACCACATGGGCAAACCTGGCTGCAAACTCACTTTGGAAGGGGAAGAAACCTCACTAGAGCAAACCCAAACATAACTGTGGTCTGTGCTTGTTCTAGTCATAGGGTACTGCTCTCTGCTGGACTACCGAGTAAACAGCTTgtcaagcaaaagcaaaaacaactaGAAGGCAGGCCACTGCCAAATTACAGGGCTAGGCAATTAAGAGTCAGGAGCCACCTTTCTCCCCAGGCAAgttcattttgttcattaaacTGTAGGGAACAAATAAAATTGAGCCTTGCTTGCTGTCAGAACAACACAGTTTAGGCCAGATCATGCCAGGGACTACTTACAATCATAAACTCTTGCCAGGGATCTCTGAAGCAGGGAGGCCTGTCACTTTGGCTCGTTTGTACAGTTCTTCAGTGCACAGCTCTTCTCCCTCGTGTTTGCGCTTTGGCGAAGCCTGGTCAGATTGCGGCAGTCTCACTgctggagaggaagaagagttaCTGCAACATTTCCTCTGGCTTTAGATCTCCTCACACATATACCCTAGCCTAATGTGCCACAGagctgggagaaaggagaatATGCAAGGTACAAGCACAGAAAGATGTTGCCACAGTCACCttaaaagtttttgaaatacttcgttaaaagcagaataattaaGTCCAccagaacaaacaagaaagtgTCCTCCTTTGATAGAGCAAAGCTTAATTACACCAGATTAGCCCTACAGTCATCTTTACTCCTCCCTTAAATGGCTGCATATGATCCCATACAAGCAATAAGAGATTCACTATTCTTCAGCCCTTTTAGGCATGAAGGCTCACTGGGGACTTCTGAAGAAAGCCTGAAGGAAGATGAATCAAGAATATGATCTATGTTTTCCTAGCTACATCCTCcttttattaagaaaagaatCTCTCTCTCCTGCCCATGAAGGTACATCTGAAGCACCCAAGTACTTCCAACTCACCTgcactggtgctgctgccctgccctgaaGCTGAGTCTGCAACTGGGCCACTGAGATCTTCCACACATGAAGGGACTGATGCCAGTAAGCCTAGAGAAACACAAGAAGATcataacagaaataagaaatatttgggCTGGGATTAGCCTTTCACATGGAAACACCTTAGCGATCACCAACCAGCACAACTAAATTCCCGATCGAGGATGGACTCCAAGCTCTGCTCACACAGGGCTGGCCACAGACACTGATCTAGCAGCGTATTTATTTAGGATGCTCTGCCTACTATGTCCCCCAAGGTGAAGAAGATACTACTGGTAGCACATGGATGGTGCCCTGCCATCACCAGCTCTCAAACTAATTAAACCCCACTCTTACTTGTCCAAGAGCAAAATTAGCTGTCCCTGGAAACAGCAGTTTTGGCAGGAAGTGTTTCTTGCAAGGAGTGGTGAGAGAGACAATTactatgtattttaaatcatgtcCCTAATTCCAAGCATTTTATGTcatattaaagacaaaattttttgctttttttgttacTTACAGAGCCCCCTGTAGCGTGATAGCTGCTGGTAGATCTGCTTCATGCGTTCAATGTTCAGCCGGCTGGTCTCAGCATGGTTCACCATGGGTTTGGGGTAGTCCACCCCAATGATGCACTTGGCTGCCTTCTGCACAGACTCTGGGGCATTCCACGGTTCGTAGATGTATCGTGAGGGGAAGCCCTTTAGTTTGGGCAAATATCTCCTGCAACAAGTTAAAAGATGCACACAAACCACTTAAAGTGCAGCAAGATAGCATTCAAGGTGCACAGGAAGTACCACCATATCAGCTACTGAATGACTTAGGCTGACAGATCAAGCAAGAAAGAAGTTCCAGACACTCTACTTACTTAACATAGTCACCACTGGGGTCTGTGCGACGTCCAAAGCCCACGGGGCAGTAACAGTGGAAGAACTGCTGGAAGAATGCGCTGCATGAAAGCCACATCCAGCTGCCTGCATTTACACTGAAATCTGCATCCAGCAACAGTTCATCAAATACCTGCAGCAATTGAAGGAAAATGCAGTGAGAGCTTCCCCAGCTAGGACTTCGTGCCAGGAGAAACCAAGATGCCAGTTCAAAGGGCAAGCACTGAACAGCTCTCAGaaaccaaagcagcagcaaagaggcAGTCTGCTGGCTCAAGCCAGGTGACTGGTCAATATATCACACTTCCTGACACCTTCACATAGGGAGGCAGTGTCTGCTCACACTGATAAAATGCTGGATAATCCCTCATGCAGCTACAAACTAAATCACTACCTAGTGTTACAGCAAGCCTTGGGTATCGATTCTAACTGGGGAGGCGTAACAAGTGCAAAGCACCAACTGTGAGAAGCAGGCAGACGCTGCACAGAAGAGCAAGCAccaaagcaggaagaaagaacCCCTCTGAATGTCCCAGAGCTCACTGCCACTCCAAGAGGCGGGCAGGTTTCAGCAGTAACTCGCTCACATCCAAGCACAGATGCAGCGTTTTTAGCACCTGACTCTGACACACTTTCAGCTATGCTCTGCTTTGACAGCCTTCTGACAAGACGCTGCTTCTGCCTCCACTTTTTGCATAGGGCAATATGTACAACCAATAAGTTCAAGCTGTTTGTCCCTTCAGATGTCCCAAAAAGAGTGTCTTTTACCTCTTTTCTTGAGAGAATCTAGACTCAGATTTCACAGTCACGGAGCGTTCCCTGACTGGCACGGTGATGGATTACACAATGAGGAGAAAGGTCCAGTTACAAAGATACATTGAACTTGCAAAGGAAACAGATGGACTGATAGCATTTTACCAAAATAGCtcccccaaacccaaacccaaatcCCAGTCCATATTTACCAGTGGGTCCCACTAACAGTTAGTTGTGGTAACTGGAGACTCTTGATACTGTTTGAGCCCTCATGGTAGAAGGCAGACTGCTGGCAGGCCAGGAGCCTGCTAGCAAATCTGTCTTCCACACAACTTTTACATGCCAAGCAAAAGCCATACCTGTGTGCCAATCCTTGCAGCAAGTGCCAGGGagactttgttttccttatggCCTCCTGTAAGCCTCTGGAAATGCCAGACTCACCCTGACTCCTGACTCCCAGCTGATCCAGAGGTCGCCCCTGGTCAGGAAGCAGGCCACAGCATGCCTGGCCAAATGGTGGATCCACCCTTCCTGTCTCAGCTGGGTCATGATTGCATCGATCCAAGGGAAACCTGTCTTGCCCTCTGCCCACTTTGCCAAGGCTTCAGGGTTCTTGTCCCAGGGGATTTGAATGCAGATGGGGTTCCCCTCCATGCGATCAAACTTTGGGTTGTTTGTGGCTGCTGTGTAGAAAAATTCCCGCCAGAGAAGCTGTCCATacagagagaggggaggagTGCTGTTCCGCTTCACCTGTAGAAGAGGGAACAAAGGTATTCACAAGCAGAGGAGGACTGGCTTCATTATGCTGAGCTGCAAGACACCCATGCATTTATACACAATTCCCAAGTCTGTTGCTGACAACTTCCATAAAGGAGCTCAATTCCAGATCATCCTTTATCAGAAACCCCAGGTGGTGAAGTCAGAGCATGCTTTTAGCCCACTCAGTACGCTGGCAAGTGACTCGAACCACCCATAACTAACAGTAAAAAGCCCTACACGGCTCATGACAGGAGTCCAGGCTGAACAACAGGGTACCATCAGATATAAGGGCTGCTCAACTACACACAGGAAAATCACTTTTCCTTACCCAAGAGACTCTTCTGTACCAGCAACAAAAGCTTTACCCAACAGTCGAACACAAGTGAAGCAATAACAATTTTTGCAGCTGTTCCGGCACACTGTCTTGGAACCAGAATCAAGCTATGCTCAAAACCAGCCTGCTCTCCAGGCGAACCTTTTGTCTTACCTTCTTATACAGCTCCCAGAGACGATAGTAAAATAAGCGGCAGGACAAACAGCCAAAACGCAGGTAGGGACTGAGTCCTGTAGGGCTGGCCAGCAATGAATTGGCGTTCATCCTTGGTCTTTCGTAATTTGCAACCCATGCCTAAATATATTCAGGAGAAATTAgccccaaaagaaaataaatcccaaacTGTCAAACACTGCTAAGGGCAGGCCTCTGTGCAGGTGGCAAGGTCACTCAGGTGTGGCAGCACCACTTCTTCTATTCATTTCCAGCCACCACTGGGAGAGATCTCAAGTGGACAACTCCAGCCCCCA
The genomic region above belongs to Cygnus olor isolate bCygOlo1 chromosome 5, bCygOlo1.pri.v2, whole genome shotgun sequence and contains:
- the CRY2 gene encoding cryptochrome-2 isoform X2, with product MAAAAAAPTRSVHWFRRGLRLHDNPALQAALRGAASLRCIYILDPWFAASSAVGINRWRFLLQSLEDLDNSLRKLNSRLFVVRGQPTDVFPRLFKEWGVTRLTFEYDSEPFGKERDAAIVKLAKEAGVEVVIENSHTLYDLDRIIELNSNKPPLTYKRFQAIISRMELPKKPVSSVTSQQMETCKVDIQENHDDVYGVPSLEELGFPTDGLAPAVWQGGETEALARLDKHLERKAWVANYERPRMNANSLLASPTGLSPYLRFGCLSCRLFYYRLWELYKKVKRNSTPPLSLYGQLLWREFFYTAATNNPKFDRMEGNPICIQIPWDKNPEALAKWAEGKTGFPWIDAIMTQLRQEGWIHHLARHAVACFLTRGDLWISWESGVRVFDELLLDADFSVNAGSWMWLSCSAFFQQFFHCYCPVGFGRRTDPSGDYVKRYLPKLKGFPSRYIYEPWNAPESVQKAAKCIIGVDYPKPMVNHAETSRLNIERMKQIYQQLSRYRGLCLLASVPSCVEDLSGPVADSASGQGSSTSAVRLPQSDQASPKRKHEGEELCTEELYKRAKVTGLPASEIPGKSL
- the CRY2 gene encoding cryptochrome-2 isoform X1, coding for MAAAAAAPTRSVHWFRRGLRLHDNPALQAALRGAASLRCIYILDPWFAASSAVGINRWRFLLQSLEDLDNSLRKLNSRLFVVRGQPTDVFPRLFKEWGVTRLTFEYDSEPFGKERDAAIVKLAKEAGVEVVIENSHTLYDLDRIIELNSNKPPLTYKRFQAIISRMELPKKPVSSVTSQQMETCKVDIQENHDDVYGVPSLEELGFPTDGLAPAVWQGGETEALARLDKHLERKAWVANYERPRMNANSLLASPTGLSPYLRFGCLSCRLFYYRLWELYKKVKRNSTPPLSLYGQLLWREFFYTAATNNPKFDRMEGNPICIQIPWDKNPEALAKWAEGKTGFPWIDAIMTQLRQEGWIHHLARHAVACFLTRGDLWISWESGVRVFDELLLDADFSVNAGSWMWLSCSAFFQQFFHCYCPVGFGRRTDPSGDYVKRYLPKLKGFPSRYIYEPWNAPESVQKAAKCIIGVDYPKPMVNHAETSRLNIERMKQIYQQLSRYRGLCLLASVPSCVEDLSGPVADSASGQGSSTSAAVRLPQSDQASPKRKHEGEELCTEELYKRAKVTGLPASEIPGKSL